A single genomic interval of Deltaproteobacteria bacterium harbors:
- a CDS encoding ABC transporter substrate-binding protein — MTFIASFNSSSDIPLCMGNLHCRLDGGECMTGVSVESRQSWLSRFFPGFRGKHRQAIQLRWNIKVSRTDSRSMCKQKHDSERVARGSSLPLPLGEDRGEGTLWHDLVKLRRALTLTLSRRERASNPFGFALAVLVAGVLLPVTVTAQMKARVAWTSFASNMSGTWVAQEEGLFRKNGVEVELVHIPSTSRAIQVMLAGELQYSYMDGRNSVTAALKGADVAIIAGVANRLVFSFMARPEIKSFEQMRGKKIGITRLGSSTHSVTLWVMNKMGFKPEEYQMLQLVDVPNIFTAIVAGQVDAGALSPPTNFRARKAGLTELMDITKEGPEYVSVAIGSTRSHIKANEEMTRRLVRGYSEGVQLLKANKAAGIRAIQKYARIKEPEILEATYGEARAYIESVPYVTRKGMETIISELVPTEPKAKTAKPDDFLDTRFVAQLEKEGFYKAAK, encoded by the coding sequence ATGACTTTCATCGCTTCCTTCAACTCGTCGTCGGACATTCCTTTGTGCATGGGTAACCTCCACTGCAGGCTTGATGGCGGCGAGTGTATGACAGGCGTTTCGGTGGAATCAAGACAATCGTGGCTCTCTCGATTCTTCCCTGGATTCCGTGGTAAACACCGTCAAGCCATTCAGTTGAGGTGGAATATTAAGGTGTCAAGAACTGACTCAAGAAGCATGTGCAAACAGAAGCACGATTCGGAGCGTGTCGCACGTGGGTCTTCACTTCCTCTCCCTCTGGGAGAGGATAGAGGTGAGGGCACGTTGTGGCATGATCTTGTCAAGCTTCGACGCGCCCTCACCCTAACCCTCTCCCGGAGGGAGAGGGCATCAAATCCCTTTGGTTTCGCACTAGCCGTTCTGGTAGCGGGGGTTCTGTTGCCAGTGACCGTCACTGCGCAGATGAAGGCCCGCGTGGCCTGGACGTCATTTGCCAGCAACATGAGCGGTACCTGGGTGGCGCAGGAAGAAGGTTTATTCAGAAAAAATGGCGTCGAGGTCGAGTTGGTGCACATTCCGTCGACGTCGCGGGCGATTCAGGTCATGCTCGCCGGCGAGCTGCAATATTCCTACATGGACGGACGCAACTCGGTGACCGCGGCGCTGAAGGGCGCCGACGTCGCGATCATCGCGGGGGTTGCCAATCGCCTGGTGTTCTCTTTCATGGCACGGCCCGAGATCAAAAGCTTCGAGCAGATGCGCGGCAAAAAGATCGGTATTACCCGCCTGGGCTCGTCGACCCACAGCGTGACGCTATGGGTGATGAACAAGATGGGCTTCAAGCCGGAAGAATATCAGATGCTGCAGCTAGTCGACGTGCCGAATATTTTTACCGCTATCGTCGCCGGCCAGGTGGACGCCGGGGCGCTCTCGCCGCCGACCAATTTTCGTGCCCGCAAGGCCGGGCTGACGGAGTTGATGGATATCACCAAAGAAGGTCCGGAATATGTCTCGGTCGCCATCGGCTCGACGCGCTCGCATATCAAAGCCAACGAAGAGATGACGCGCCGCTTGGTGCGCGGCTATAGTGAAGGCGTGCAGCTGCTCAAAGCCAACAAAGCGGCGGGGATTCGCGCGATCCAAAAATACGCGCGCATTAAAGAGCCGGAAATTCTCGAAGCGACCTACGGCGAAGCAAGGGCTTATATCGAGAGTGTGCCGTACGTCACGCGCAAGGGGATGGAGACGATTATTTCCGAATTGGTACCGACGGAGCCGAAGGCGAAGACGGCCAAGCCGGATGACTTTCTCGATACGCGTTTCGTCGCGCAGTTGGAAAAGGAAGGGTTTTACAAAGCGGCGAAGTGA
- a CDS encoding Rieske 2Fe-2S domain-containing protein, with amino-acid sequence MLTAEENDFMTRVGPGTPAGELLRRYWHPISIAADLTPENPRKFVRILGEDLVLFVTPKGEAGLLHDRCAHRGVSLSYGRVEERGISCAYHGWLYDTQGNCLETPAEPADSKFCLTVKQKAYPVKKHCGLYWAYMGPLPAPEIPKWDVWARTDGWHWLRALPQLDCNWLQAMENSVDTAHLHILHQELVTDGFKVTSTTRGTIDNLVKYEMDEFEHGIIKRRVFRDGKVEEHPLLFPTWLRQANRTQIRVPIDDTHTYVVYVHFVPNSAEPPPANGEVPVNYRKPFKNPPERSHPFARHRLDEVDAQDFMAWETQGPIHDRTNERLTGSDRGIVLYREILTREIKKVQQGLDPINVFRDPNLPIIDTHLEESVKVGRAGGFAHILPPKAS; translated from the coding sequence ATGCTAACTGCTGAAGAAAATGATTTCATGACTAGAGTGGGGCCTGGCACGCCCGCGGGTGAGTTGCTGCGCCGCTACTGGCATCCCATTTCGATTGCGGCGGATTTGACGCCGGAAAATCCGCGCAAGTTTGTAAGGATACTTGGTGAAGATCTAGTTCTATTTGTCACACCGAAGGGCGAGGCCGGGCTGCTGCACGACCGCTGCGCTCATCGCGGTGTATCGCTTTCCTACGGCCGTGTCGAAGAACGCGGCATCTCCTGCGCTTATCATGGATGGCTCTACGATACTCAGGGCAACTGTCTTGAGACACCCGCGGAGCCGGCGGACAGCAAATTTTGCCTGACCGTAAAACAAAAAGCCTATCCGGTGAAAAAGCACTGTGGGCTCTACTGGGCGTATATGGGACCGCTGCCGGCGCCGGAGATCCCCAAATGGGATGTTTGGGCGCGCACCGACGGCTGGCACTGGCTGCGCGCGCTGCCGCAGCTCGACTGCAACTGGCTGCAGGCGATGGAGAACTCCGTCGACACGGCGCATCTGCATATCCTCCATCAAGAATTGGTGACCGACGGGTTCAAAGTCACCAGTACAACGCGGGGGACCATCGACAATTTAGTGAAATATGAGATGGACGAGTTCGAGCACGGCATCATCAAGCGGCGCGTCTTTCGCGACGGCAAGGTTGAAGAACATCCGCTGTTGTTTCCCACTTGGCTGCGGCAAGCCAATCGCACGCAGATCCGTGTGCCCATCGACGACACGCACACCTACGTTGTCTACGTGCACTTTGTCCCGAATTCCGCTGAGCCTCCTCCTGCCAACGGCGAAGTGCCGGTGAACTACCGTAAACCGTTTAAGAACCCGCCGGAGCGAAGCCATCCGTTTGCACGCCATCGGCTGGACGAAGTTGATGCGCAGGACTTCATGGCGTGGGAAACTCAAGGGCCGATTCACGACCGTACCAACGAGCGACTTACTGGGTCGGACCGCGGCATCGTCCTGTACCGCGAGATTCTCACGCGCGAGATCAAGAAAGTGCAGCAGGGGCTCGATCCGATAAACGTCTTTCGCGATCCGAACTTGCCGATCATCGATACTCACTTGGAAGAGTCGGTGAAGGTCGGTAGAGCGGGAGGCTTCGCGCATATCTTGCCACCGAAGGCGTCGTAA
- a CDS encoding extracellular solute-binding protein, which translates to MKRKVFLVVMFSVLGFAALAMAAESKPAWQREWEKILDGAKREGEVRLWGEQEITHPDIIAAFNKEYPFIKAITVSGRVGDLMPRIIAERRAGKFLADIYSGGLGGRSFYDFHKAGVLDPLKPVLLLPEVTDASKWLNGEHYYADSDKQFVFMYEGSVAGNGLHQNTGLVDIKEFKSYWDLLNPKWKGKILLFERPGVGSPSVIRFYHHAQLGPEFVRRLFTEMDVTVSQDRRQSSDWLAAGKYPICIDCGDTDRAKQQGLPVDEFPHSALKEASFEVSTSGNSGIALINQATHPNAAKVFINWFLSRAGQTAWQATMNGKVQEPSDSMRVDISKDNVSAPAKREEGRKYRVTGFLEPDAPTKLFRELTKKK; encoded by the coding sequence GTGAAACGAAAAGTTTTCTTAGTTGTGATGTTTTCTGTTCTGGGTTTCGCTGCCCTCGCGATGGCCGCTGAGTCGAAACCCGCCTGGCAGCGCGAGTGGGAGAAGATTCTCGACGGGGCCAAGAGAGAAGGTGAGGTCCGGTTGTGGGGTGAGCAGGAGATCACCCATCCGGACATTATTGCTGCCTTCAATAAAGAATATCCTTTCATAAAAGCAATCACTGTCAGCGGGCGAGTTGGCGATTTGATGCCGCGCATCATCGCCGAGCGGCGCGCGGGAAAATTTCTTGCCGACATTTATAGCGGCGGTTTGGGCGGCCGGTCATTCTATGACTTTCACAAAGCAGGTGTGCTTGATCCCTTGAAACCGGTTCTCTTGTTGCCAGAGGTCACGGACGCGTCGAAGTGGTTAAACGGTGAGCATTATTATGCGGACAGCGACAAGCAGTTCGTGTTCATGTACGAGGGCAGCGTCGCCGGCAATGGGCTGCATCAGAACACGGGACTTGTCGACATCAAAGAGTTCAAATCCTACTGGGATCTTCTCAATCCCAAGTGGAAAGGCAAGATTCTCCTCTTCGAGCGGCCCGGCGTCGGCTCGCCGAGCGTGATTCGGTTTTACCATCATGCACAGCTCGGGCCGGAGTTTGTCCGCCGCTTGTTCACTGAGATGGATGTCACCGTGTCGCAGGACCGGCGCCAGTCGAGCGACTGGCTCGCGGCGGGAAAGTATCCCATTTGCATCGACTGCGGCGATACGGACCGAGCGAAGCAGCAGGGCTTGCCGGTGGACGAGTTTCCGCATTCGGCACTGAAAGAAGCCAGCTTCGAAGTCAGCACCAGCGGCAACAGCGGCATTGCGCTGATCAATCAGGCGACTCATCCCAACGCCGCCAAAGTTTTTATCAATTGGTTTCTCTCTCGCGCCGGGCAGACGGCGTGGCAAGCGACGATGAACGGCAAAGTTCAAGAGCCGTCCGATTCAATGCGCGTGGATATTTCCAAGGACAACGTTTCGGCGCCGGCCAAGCGTGAAGAGGGCAGGAAATATCGCGTGACGGGTTTTCTCGAACCCGACGCGCCGACGAAGCTATTCAGAGAATTAACGAAAAAAAAGTAA
- a CDS encoding cupin domain-containing protein, producing the protein MGRATANFWDRKSPYEHWIESTGVPIHRGYYIEDCRTAELGHWAERECDAAFIQLVGQEGVTGAYVTEIPPGRTLPSFRVAVDEVVYVLQGRGVASIWAGNRDKKIFEWQSHAMFLIPGNYHCQLSNMQGDQSVKLLHCSYLPLAMSVMPDPEYFFNNPLVDYDLLYGEGARDVYSEAKVVRHSEPGTARDGRNIWFGNFFADMTAWDRLDHFERRGAGGHVVWVGFPSSPLSAHMSVFPAQTYKKGHRHGPGYLIIIPVGEGYSIMWPEGGEKVIIPWHEASLFVPPNRWFHQHFNLGNAPARYLAIHPPRGLNGISEKIEDRARDQIEYTDEDPMIRQKFEAELARKGLKSVMPEAAYRDRDYAWNYSQK; encoded by the coding sequence ATGGGCCGGGCAACCGCAAACTTCTGGGATAGAAAATCGCCCTATGAACATTGGATCGAGTCCACCGGTGTGCCGATTCATCGCGGCTACTACATCGAGGATTGCCGCACGGCGGAGTTGGGCCACTGGGCCGAGCGCGAGTGCGACGCGGCGTTTATCCAGCTCGTCGGCCAGGAAGGCGTTACCGGCGCCTATGTGACGGAGATTCCGCCTGGAAGAACGCTGCCGTCTTTTCGCGTTGCCGTTGATGAAGTTGTCTATGTGCTCCAAGGGCGCGGCGTCGCGAGCATCTGGGCGGGAAACCGTGACAAGAAGATTTTCGAGTGGCAAAGCCATGCGATGTTTTTGATTCCGGGCAACTATCATTGCCAATTGTCCAACATGCAGGGCGACCAATCGGTGAAGCTGCTCCATTGCAGCTACTTGCCGTTGGCGATGTCGGTGATGCCTGACCCAGAATACTTTTTCAACAATCCGCTGGTCGACTACGATCTGCTCTACGGCGAAGGGGCGCGCGATGTCTACTCCGAAGCGAAGGTAGTTCGGCATAGCGAGCCGGGCACCGCGCGCGACGGGCGCAACATATGGTTTGGCAATTTCTTCGCCGATATGACGGCGTGGGACAGGCTCGATCACTTCGAGCGGCGCGGCGCCGGCGGCCACGTCGTGTGGGTCGGTTTTCCCAGCTCGCCGCTCTCGGCGCACATGTCGGTGTTTCCGGCGCAGACCTACAAAAAGGGCCACCGCCATGGCCCCGGTTATTTGATCATCATTCCGGTCGGTGAAGGCTACTCGATCATGTGGCCCGAGGGCGGCGAGAAAGTTATTATTCCCTGGCATGAAGCAAGTCTCTTCGTGCCGCCAAACCGGTGGTTTCACCAGCACTTCAATCTTGGCAACGCGCCGGCGCGGTATCTGGCGATCCATCCGCCGCGCGGATTAAATGGCATCAGTGAAAAGATTGAAGATCGCGCGCGCGACCAGATTGAATACACCGACGAAGACCCAATGATTCGGCAGAAGTTCGAAGCGGAGCTGGCACGAAAGGGGTTGAAGTCGGTGATGCCGGAGGCAGCGTATCGGGATCGTGATTATGCTTGGAACTATTCACAAAAGTGA
- a CDS encoding alpha/beta hydrolase produces the protein MPNVKLSSGCDLYYETHGQGEPLIFVPSTAYSGEVWKPWQMPLAKDIQLVFHDPRGCGRSVPTQEVYTIEQMALDIVALMDHLKMPSAHFIGHSMGGRIALSLAQNFPGKVKSLIMAASGSGTAGRAGSDCVPGLPHRLVYDMVAMGFEKFIYDEIVESDTFFTKDFRDKHRDKVEEFFKVAWATHAKLDPFIWLCIARHTFEGTHRLGDVQAPTLVLIGEADTVGSNHIAQAKVLMDRIKGAEMKVLKGQSHGFFWQAPEETNQVILDWVKRHSG, from the coding sequence ATGCCTAACGTAAAACTGTCCAGCGGATGCGATCTCTACTACGAAACCCACGGCCAAGGTGAGCCGCTGATTTTTGTGCCGTCGACGGCGTACTCCGGCGAAGTTTGGAAGCCGTGGCAGATGCCGCTGGCCAAAGATATACAGCTCGTCTTTCACGATCCGCGCGGCTGCGGACGCTCGGTGCCGACGCAGGAAGTTTATACCATCGAGCAGATGGCGCTCGATATCGTCGCGCTGATGGATCATTTGAAAATGCCGTCGGCCCATTTTATCGGCCACTCCATGGGCGGGCGCATCGCGCTCTCGCTGGCGCAGAATTTCCCGGGCAAGGTGAAAAGCTTGATCATGGCGGCAAGCGGCTCGGGGACGGCGGGGCGCGCCGGATCGGACTGCGTGCCGGGTTTGCCGCATCGTTTAGTCTACGACATGGTGGCGATGGGCTTTGAGAAGTTTATCTACGACGAGATCGTCGAGTCGGACACGTTTTTCACCAAAGACTTTCGCGACAAGCACCGCGATAAAGTCGAAGAGTTTTTCAAGGTCGCCTGGGCGACCCATGCCAAGCTCGATCCGTTCATCTGGCTCTGCATCGCCCGCCATACATTCGAAGGAACGCACCGTCTAGGCGACGTGCAGGCGCCGACGCTGGTGCTCATCGGCGAGGCCGACACGGTCGGCAGCAATCACATCGCGCAGGCAAAAGTTCTGATGGATCGGATCAAGGGCGCCGAGATGAAAGTTCTCAAAGGCCAGTCGCATGGATTTTTCTGGCAAGCACCGGAGGAAACCAATCAAGTGATCCTCGATTGGGTAAAAAGGCACAGCGGCTGA
- a CDS encoding extracellular solute-binding protein produces the protein MNGKTKIITFVILAALLLVTHDALAAQAKPAWQVEWEKILEAAKKEGQLSIYISGYEEILPEFQKEYPEIKVNPITGRGSQIGQRLIAERRAEKFLADIVSSGGVTTYQQLFPARVFDPIKPALLLPEINDVSKWYLGKHHYADPENQYIFSYVASATYGSVSYNTKLVNGKDFKSYWDLLNPKWKGKIISRDIRVSGPGSGNARLFYHLPDVGPSFIKKLYGEMDVTLFRDYRQGTDWLAVGKASICFFCEVDVSKQQGLPVDSFGPGVFKEGAGLVQQFGTLGLVNRAPHPNAAKVYINWLLSRKGQMALQKSMNGTENPADSLRIDIPKDDVHPLSRRVEGVKYLDTSKPEWQDMKPILEVMNEALKSAGKN, from the coding sequence TTGAACGGGAAAACGAAAATTATCACGTTTGTAATATTGGCAGCGCTGCTGCTTGTCACTCATGATGCACTTGCAGCCCAGGCGAAGCCCGCTTGGCAGGTGGAGTGGGAAAAGATTCTCGAAGCGGCAAAGAAAGAAGGGCAGCTATCGATCTACATCAGCGGCTACGAAGAGATCTTGCCGGAGTTTCAGAAAGAATATCCGGAGATCAAGGTCAATCCGATAACCGGCCGCGGCTCGCAGATCGGCCAGCGGCTGATCGCCGAGCGGCGCGCGGAGAAATTTCTCGCGGACATCGTCAGCTCCGGCGGCGTGACGACTTACCAGCAGCTCTTTCCGGCGAGAGTTTTCGACCCGATCAAACCGGCGCTGCTTCTGCCTGAGATCAACGACGTTTCCAAATGGTACCTCGGCAAGCATCACTACGCCGATCCGGAGAACCAATACATTTTCAGTTATGTCGCTTCGGCCACCTACGGCTCAGTGAGCTACAACACTAAGCTGGTCAACGGGAAGGATTTCAAGTCTTATTGGGATCTGCTCAATCCCAAATGGAAGGGCAAAATCATTTCGCGCGATATTCGCGTCTCAGGACCGGGCTCGGGCAACGCGCGGCTGTTTTACCATTTGCCGGATGTCGGGCCGTCGTTCATCAAGAAGCTTTACGGCGAGATGGACGTGACGCTATTTCGCGACTACCGCCAGGGGACCGACTGGCTTGCCGTTGGCAAGGCTTCGATTTGCTTTTTCTGCGAGGTCGACGTCTCAAAGCAGCAAGGGTTGCCCGTGGACTCCTTCGGGCCAGGTGTATTCAAGGAGGGCGCCGGCTTGGTGCAGCAGTTCGGCACGCTCGGCCTGGTCAATCGCGCGCCCCATCCCAACGCAGCCAAGGTCTACATTAACTGGCTGCTTTCGCGCAAAGGGCAGATGGCGCTCCAAAAGAGCATGAACGGCACCGAGAATCCCGCCGACTCGCTGCGCATCGATATTCCCAAGGACGACGTCCATCCACTCAGCCGGCGCGTCGAAGGCGTGAAATATCTGGACACGAGCAAGCCCGAGTGGCAGGACATGAAGCCGATCCTCGAAGTCATGAACGAGGCGCTCAAATCCGCCGGAAAAAATTGA
- a CDS encoding ABC transporter substrate-binding protein — MTTANYEPIEINAFFRSHTHLPLWEVIEQAGFWKQVGIKVNWRFCDSSEEAETALFSGQIDLISGNHISPYALVAKGKPIVSLASPTNGVNDTVVSREPIKSLAEIRGKRVVDTTILDNGGGYNHIRGNHMLYILEAGLELIDVKWIEITDRMSSEFRVQQYEAMKAGEGDVTLVTGDTKRYQDAGFHILQLPRLPMINGPTLTTTMTAINKHDRFGERLVLAQVLGIHYGRTHKDETEKMLDGLKKREPEARTVSYNGVAKLAMKPYPDIQAVMNAYRLCCLKDPKAKELSPMSMWDLHYLRQLDHSGFIDGLYGNK; from the coding sequence ATGACCACAGCTAACTACGAACCCATCGAGATCAACGCCTTTTTCCGCTCCCACACCCATCTCCCCCTTTGGGAGGTGATCGAGCAGGCGGGGTTTTGGAAGCAAGTGGGCATCAAAGTCAATTGGCGCTTTTGCGACAGCTCGGAGGAGGCGGAGACGGCGCTATTCAGCGGCCAGATCGATCTGATCTCCGGCAATCATATTTCTCCTTATGCACTGGTTGCCAAGGGCAAACCGATCGTGTCGCTGGCTTCGCCGACCAACGGCGTGAATGACACCGTGGTTTCGCGTGAGCCGATCAAATCGCTGGCGGAGATTCGCGGCAAAAGAGTGGTCGATACAACCATTCTCGACAACGGCGGTGGCTACAATCACATCCGCGGCAATCACATGCTTTACATTCTCGAAGCAGGTTTGGAATTGATCGACGTCAAATGGATCGAAATCACCGACCGGATGTCGAGCGAGTTTCGCGTCCAACAATATGAAGCGATGAAGGCGGGCGAGGGCGACGTGACCCTGGTGACCGGGGACACCAAGCGCTATCAAGATGCGGGCTTTCATATTTTGCAGTTGCCGCGGCTGCCGATGATCAATGGGCCGACGTTGACGACGACGATGACCGCGATCAACAAACATGATCGCTTCGGCGAGCGGTTGGTGTTAGCGCAAGTCCTGGGTATCCACTACGGCCGCACGCACAAGGACGAGACTGAAAAGATGCTCGATGGGCTGAAGAAGCGCGAACCGGAGGCGCGCACCGTGTCGTACAACGGCGTTGCCAAATTGGCGATGAAACCCTACCCGGACATTCAGGCGGTGATGAATGCGTATCGCTTGTGTTGTCTGAAGGATCCCAAGGCAAAAGAGTTAAGCCCGATGTCGATGTGGGATCTGCACTATTTACGCCAGTTAGATCACTCGGGGTTTATTGATGGGCTGTATGGGAACAAATAA
- a CDS encoding extracellular solute-binding protein: MSDGSRRRRRRDSSASLRNDRRGGVMNSLLTLLLAVTFCCPVTIGFAAQPKANWQQEWDKTVEAAKKEGALSLYLYQGEGEFGALVQQFQKKYPEINVSLTPGRGNTLAPKIMAERRAGKYLVDAYMAGATTAYEVFYRAKILNSVRDALILPEVIDESKWWLGQHHYIDAESRYIFVYLGNVGEYVSYNTKSVESGEIRSYWDFLQPKWKGKILSRDPKISGSQRIGLRGFYHTPELGAEFIRRLYGEMDVTLTQEIRQATDWLAHGKFAICFFCSEILKIKAQGLPVDEFRTAQWKESRVISAGNMGSIALLPQPPHPNAAKVFANWLLSREGQTALMRTANTPSNSEESLRNDISKEMVRSEVRRVEGVKYLLVDKPEYIDMAPIYDIVEKATAGKRK; this comes from the coding sequence ATGAGCGACGGATCTCGCCGGCGACGAAGAAGAGATTCCTCGGCCTCGCTTCGGAATGACAGAAGGGGCGGCGTGATGAATTCTTTGTTAACATTGCTACTGGCGGTCACCTTTTGTTGTCCAGTCACTATCGGCTTCGCTGCCCAACCCAAAGCCAACTGGCAGCAGGAGTGGGACAAGACCGTCGAAGCGGCGAAGAAAGAAGGCGCGCTGTCGCTCTATCTGTACCAAGGCGAGGGCGAGTTTGGCGCGCTGGTGCAGCAGTTTCAAAAAAAATATCCCGAGATCAACGTGTCCCTCACGCCTGGGCGCGGCAATACCTTGGCGCCGAAAATTATGGCGGAGCGGCGCGCCGGGAAGTATCTCGTCGACGCCTACATGGCCGGCGCGACCACCGCCTATGAAGTATTTTACCGGGCGAAAATTCTAAACAGCGTGCGCGACGCGCTGATCCTTCCCGAAGTCATCGACGAGTCTAAGTGGTGGCTGGGACAGCATCACTACATCGACGCCGAGAGCCGCTACATCTTTGTCTATCTCGGCAACGTCGGCGAGTACGTTTCCTACAACACGAAGTCGGTGGAGTCCGGTGAGATTCGCTCCTACTGGGATTTTCTTCAGCCTAAATGGAAAGGGAAAATTCTGTCGCGCGATCCGAAAATCTCCGGGAGCCAACGCATCGGTCTGCGCGGCTTTTATCATACGCCCGAGTTGGGCGCCGAGTTCATTCGCCGTCTTTACGGCGAGATGGACGTGACTTTGACTCAGGAAATCCGCCAGGCGACCGATTGGCTGGCGCATGGGAAATTTGCCATCTGCTTTTTTTGCTCCGAGATCTTGAAAATCAAAGCTCAAGGGCTGCCCGTCGATGAGTTTCGCACCGCGCAGTGGAAGGAAAGCCGGGTGATCTCTGCCGGCAACATGGGGTCGATCGCACTCCTCCCCCAGCCGCCGCATCCGAACGCGGCAAAGGTATTCGCCAATTGGCTGCTGTCGCGCGAGGGGCAAACCGCGCTGATGCGCACGGCCAACACGCCGAGCAATTCCGAGGAGTCGCTGCGCAACGATATCTCCAAAGAAATGGTGCGCAGCGAGGTACGGCGCGTCGAGGGCGTGAAGTATCTGCTGGTGGACAAGCCGGAATACATCGACATGGCGCCGATCTATGACATCGTCGAAAAAGCGACGGCGGGGAAGAGGAAGTAG
- a CDS encoding extracellular solute-binding protein yields the protein MRKPVKGAAYFLVGFVVCLSAIPCRAAESKPGWQAEWERTVKAAEAEGQLTIYIAGYAAVVEAGVFQKAFPKIKVTLVPGIGTQLAPRIVAERRAEKFLADVYSGGGTSLYQVLYLGKMLDPLRPALMLPEVTDASKWWEGRHKYVDKEASYMFVYEGNVSSGGSPAYNTQLINPKDFRSYWDFLNPKLKGKVGAIDIRRLRGVGPTIQYMYYHPDIGPEFFRRFYGEMDVQMSGDFRQAMDWLANGKVAALLPMQSSPTAKAKTQGLPVDEFEAYHFKEGVNISSSYGQVALVNRAPHPNAAKVFVNWLLSREGQMTLQKVMSAPGDPKNSRRIDVPKDHNTPTERRRDGMKYFDIDDPETKDINPAVKLIDGVLSGKRQSS from the coding sequence ATGCGGAAGCCTGTGAAAGGCGCAGCGTATTTCTTAGTAGGCTTTGTCGTGTGCTTGTCCGCGATCCCGTGTCGCGCGGCGGAGTCCAAACCCGGCTGGCAAGCCGAATGGGAGCGCACTGTCAAGGCCGCGGAGGCTGAAGGGCAGCTCACGATTTACATCGCAGGCTACGCCGCGGTCGTCGAAGCGGGCGTGTTTCAAAAGGCCTTTCCCAAAATCAAAGTTACGCTGGTTCCGGGTATCGGCACGCAGCTTGCGCCGCGTATCGTCGCTGAGCGGCGCGCGGAGAAGTTTCTTGCCGACGTCTACAGCGGCGGTGGCACGTCGCTATATCAGGTGCTTTACTTGGGCAAGATGCTCGATCCGCTCCGCCCCGCGCTGATGCTTCCTGAAGTTACGGACGCATCGAAGTGGTGGGAGGGCCGGCACAAGTACGTCGACAAGGAAGCCAGCTACATGTTTGTCTACGAGGGCAACGTCTCCTCGGGCGGTTCGCCGGCATACAATACACAGCTCATCAACCCGAAAGACTTTCGCTCCTACTGGGACTTTCTCAATCCTAAACTCAAAGGCAAGGTTGGTGCCATCGATATTCGCAGACTTCGCGGGGTTGGCCCGACGATCCAGTATATGTACTATCATCCTGATATCGGGCCGGAGTTTTTCCGGCGATTCTATGGCGAGATGGACGTGCAGATGAGCGGCGACTTCCGCCAGGCGATGGATTGGCTGGCCAATGGCAAAGTCGCCGCGCTGCTGCCGATGCAAAGCTCGCCAACCGCGAAGGCGAAAACCCAGGGCTTGCCGGTGGACGAATTCGAGGCCTACCATTTCAAAGAGGGCGTGAATATTTCATCCTCCTACGGCCAAGTCGCATTGGTGAACCGCGCGCCGCATCCCAACGCGGCTAAGGTCTTCGTCAATTGGTTGCTTTCGCGCGAAGGCCAGATGACATTACAAAAAGTGATGAGCGCGCCCGGCGATCCGAAAAACTCGCGGCGCATCGACGTTCCCAAGGACCACAATACGCCGACGGAGCGGCGCCGCGACGGCATGAAGTATTTTGACATCGATGACCCTGAGACCAAGGATATTAATCCGGCGGTCAAGTTGATCGATGGAGTGCTTAGCGGAAAAAGGCAATCGTCATAG